The Psychrobacter sp. LV10R520-6 genome includes a region encoding these proteins:
- the grxD gene encoding Grx4 family monothiol glutaredoxin, whose protein sequence is MSEQTPNTAANDVEQLIRDQIKDNKVILYMKGTPQFPQCGFSAKSIEVLTQIGRPFAFVNILESPEIRTTLPKVANWPTFPQLWIDGELMGGSDIILQMYQSGELKPLVEANSPAA, encoded by the coding sequence ATGAGTGAGCAAACCCCAAATACCGCCGCGAACGACGTTGAACAGCTGATTCGTGACCAAATTAAAGATAATAAAGTTATCTTATATATGAAAGGCACGCCGCAGTTCCCACAGTGTGGCTTTTCTGCCAAATCGATTGAAGTACTCACCCAAATTGGTCGTCCGTTTGCGTTTGTGAATATTTTAGAAAGCCCAGAAATCCGTACTACTTTGCCAAAAGTCGCTAATTGGCCCACCTTTCCACAGCTATGGATCGATGGCGAATTAATGGGCGGATCAGATATTATCCTGCAAATGTATCAGTCAGGCGAGCTTAAGCCTTTGGTTGAAGCCAATAGCCCTGCTGCATAA
- the mnmG gene encoding tRNA uridine-5-carboxymethylaminomethyl(34) synthesis enzyme MnmG, producing the protein MQYPKTYDVVVIGGGHAGTEAALSAARMGAQTLLLTHNIETLGQMSCNPAIGGIGKSHLVREIDALGGAMALATDKAGIQFRVLNSRKGAAVRATRAQADRILYKAAIRQTLENQPNLDIFQQGADDILVENGRATAVVTSTGIVFKTETVVLTSGTFLGGVIHIGLENSKGGRAGDQPSIKLADRLRELKLPVGRLKTGTPARIDARSVDFSVMSTQPGDTPLPVMSYMGNVAMHPEQVNCHITHTNARTHDIIRENLDRSPMFSGKIEGVGPRYCPSIEDKIHRFADKDSHQIFIEPEGLTTHELYPNGISTSLPFDVQLDFIHSMKGLENAHITRPGYAIEYDYFDPQSLKPTLETKSIDRLYFAGQINGTTGYEEAGVQGLLAGINAALVTRDNSEFETWTPRRDQAYLGVLVDDLITHGTTEPYRMFTSRAEYRLLLREDNADQRLTETGRKLGLVDDVRWQAYQEKMEAISKETSRLKDLWATPANALGEQVTAQTGEVLSKESTAYDLLKRPQIHFNDIAAITDSQVDAKVGDQIEISVKYAGYIDRQQEEIDQMKRLENTALPIDFDYSVISGLSNEIVQKLTQVRPATLAQAGRVSGVTPAAIQLLAMTVKKHKKAKAALES; encoded by the coding sequence ATGCAATACCCAAAAACTTACGACGTGGTGGTGATCGGCGGCGGTCATGCTGGCACAGAAGCGGCACTTTCGGCTGCACGTATGGGTGCGCAGACTTTGCTATTGACCCATAATATTGAGACGCTCGGGCAGATGAGCTGTAATCCGGCGATTGGCGGTATCGGTAAATCGCACTTGGTGCGTGAAATTGATGCGCTTGGCGGCGCGATGGCGCTCGCCACTGATAAAGCCGGTATTCAGTTTCGGGTATTGAACAGTCGTAAAGGCGCTGCCGTCCGAGCGACGCGTGCGCAAGCGGATCGTATTCTATATAAGGCCGCTATTCGCCAAACCCTTGAAAACCAGCCCAATCTTGACATATTTCAACAAGGCGCTGATGATATCTTAGTCGAAAATGGTCGTGCCACTGCGGTGGTGACTTCTACTGGTATTGTTTTTAAGACAGAAACGGTCGTACTAACCTCAGGAACGTTCCTAGGCGGTGTCATCCATATTGGCCTTGAGAATTCTAAAGGTGGACGAGCAGGGGACCAGCCTTCGATTAAACTTGCGGACCGTTTGCGCGAGCTTAAGCTTCCGGTCGGACGCCTTAAAACAGGCACGCCAGCACGTATTGATGCGCGTAGTGTTGATTTTAGCGTGATGAGCACACAGCCGGGCGATACTCCATTACCGGTGATGAGCTATATGGGTAACGTTGCCATGCATCCTGAGCAAGTCAACTGTCATATCACCCATACCAATGCGCGTACCCATGACATCATCCGTGAAAATTTAGATCGCTCACCGATGTTCTCTGGCAAAATTGAAGGCGTGGGTCCGCGTTATTGTCCGTCTATTGAAGACAAAATCCATCGCTTTGCTGATAAAGACAGCCATCAGATATTTATTGAGCCGGAAGGTCTGACCACTCATGAGCTATATCCGAATGGTATCTCAACCAGCTTGCCGTTTGATGTGCAGTTAGACTTTATCCATAGTATGAAGGGGCTTGAGAATGCTCACATCACGCGTCCCGGTTATGCGATTGAATATGACTATTTTGATCCACAAAGCTTAAAGCCAACGCTTGAAACTAAGTCTATTGATCGTTTGTATTTTGCTGGTCAAATCAACGGTACCACCGGTTATGAAGAAGCGGGCGTTCAAGGTTTATTAGCAGGCATTAATGCGGCCTTGGTTACTCGAGATAATAGCGAGTTTGAAACTTGGACACCGCGCCGCGATCAAGCCTATCTTGGTGTACTTGTCGACGACTTAATCACTCACGGGACTACTGAACCATACCGGATGTTTACCAGCCGCGCTGAGTATCGTTTGCTATTACGTGAAGACAATGCCGATCAGCGTTTGACTGAAACCGGACGTAAACTTGGTTTGGTTGATGATGTGCGCTGGCAGGCCTATCAAGAAAAAATGGAAGCGATCAGTAAAGAGACCTCTCGTCTAAAAGATCTATGGGCCACCCCAGCGAACGCTCTAGGGGAACAAGTAACCGCGCAAACCGGCGAGGTACTGTCGAAAGAATCTACCGCTTATGATTTGCTAAAACGCCCGCAGATACATTTTAATGATATTGCTGCTATTACTGATTCACAAGTCGATGCAAAAGTGGGCGATCAGATTGAGATATCGGTCAAATATGCCGGTTACATCGACCGTCAGCAAGAAGAAATTGATCAAATGAAGCGCTTAGAGAACACAGCGTTGCCAATAGATTTTGATTATAGTGTGATATCTGGATTATCAAATGAAATTGTCCAAAAGTTGACCCAAGTTCGTCCCGCGACATTGGCACAAGCCGGTCGCGTTAGCGGTGTGACGCCTGCAGCGATTCAGCTATTGGCGATGACCGTCAAAAAGCATAAAAAAGCGAAAGCCGCTTTAGAGTCATAA
- a CDS encoding ChaB family protein produces the protein MFQAAFNSASKEYEDESRWFATAWTAVEKVYEKNEDDNWVKKPDYNQNKNS, from the coding sequence ATATTTCAAGCGGCATTTAATAGCGCCAGCAAAGAATATGAGGATGAGTCGCGCTGGTTTGCTACTGCATGGACAGCAGTTGAAAAAGTCTACGAAAAAAATGAAGATGACAACTGGGTCAAAAAACCAGACTATAACCAGAACAAAAATAGTTAG